A single window of Candidatus Eisenbacteria bacterium DNA harbors:
- a CDS encoding universal stress protein has protein sequence MQVYKKILVTIDCSSVDDVIIEHVSALALQNNAQVYLLHAVHSHTLDQDRALREQANVFLKSRCEALQARGIDTHILIKSGEPDAEILKEIEGNDYDLVAMATHGHTFIGDILFGSVSRTLKHKISIPLLLISGRSA, from the coding sequence ATGCAAGTGTATAAAAAGATTCTGGTCACCATAGATTGCTCATCCGTAGACGATGTCATCATTGAGCATGTATCGGCCCTGGCGCTTCAGAACAACGCCCAGGTTTACCTGCTGCACGCCGTGCACTCCCATACGCTCGACCAGGACCGCGCGTTGCGTGAGCAGGCCAACGTGTTTTTGAAATCCCGTTGCGAGGCGTTGCAGGCTCGGGGCATCGATACCCACATCTTGATTAAAAGCGGTGAACCCGACGCAGAAATCCTGAAAGAGATTGAGGGAAACGACTATGACCTTGTGGCGATGGCCACTCATGGACACACTTTCATAGGCGACATCCTGTTTGGAAGTGTCTCCCGAACCCTTAAACACAAGATCAGCATACCTCTCTTATTGATAAGCGGCCGCTCTGCTTAG
- a CDS encoding Nramp family divalent metal transporter: MTAVTETKKGFPFKTILSFLGPGFLVTVGFIDPGNWATNIEGGSKFGYDLLWVITLSTVMLIVIQNMAAKLGIATGKSLAVNIRERFSRPVSAFLGLTIVLACVATDVAELLGGAIGFNLLFGMPLWLGALLTVLLEVFLIISQRYHRLEAIIIGFLGVIGLCYLVEVLIVKPDWAQLAPSLIIPNVNRSSIYVAMAILGAVVMPHNIFLHSNVIHSRKWGVSEGERLTLLRYEKIDTLAAMLLGWVVNSAMIIVAAAVFFRHHIVVDSIEQASATLTPLAGPVAGFLFALALVFAGVGSSVTSSMAEVNVITGFLGKPEDPRTLLYRVSVFITAIPSFMIILFSMDTFRILIFSQVVLSIQLPFTLIPLLIICRDKNLMGRFRSGRIEFTAAIVISAIVIILNIYLLYSTISGGG; encoded by the coding sequence ATGACCGCTGTGACAGAAACCAAGAAGGGCTTCCCGTTCAAGACGATCCTCAGCTTTCTCGGGCCGGGCTTCCTTGTGACGGTCGGATTCATCGACCCCGGAAACTGGGCAACGAATATCGAGGGCGGATCGAAGTTCGGCTATGACCTTCTTTGGGTCATTACGCTCAGCACGGTCATGCTGATCGTGATCCAGAACATGGCCGCTAAGCTTGGTATTGCCACCGGTAAGTCTCTTGCGGTTAACATCCGGGAGCGCTTCTCGCGGCCGGTATCCGCGTTTCTGGGGCTGACGATTGTTCTGGCATGTGTCGCGACCGATGTGGCGGAACTGCTCGGCGGGGCCATAGGATTTAATCTTCTTTTCGGCATGCCGCTATGGTTGGGCGCCCTTCTCACGGTGCTGCTTGAAGTCTTCCTCATCATCAGCCAGAGGTATCATCGGCTCGAAGCGATCATCATTGGTTTTCTGGGAGTCATCGGCTTGTGTTACCTCGTGGAGGTCCTGATCGTCAAGCCCGACTGGGCGCAACTGGCGCCATCCCTGATCATTCCGAACGTCAACAGAAGCAGTATTTACGTGGCCATGGCCATCCTCGGCGCGGTGGTGATGCCGCACAATATCTTCCTGCATTCCAACGTCATACACAGCCGGAAATGGGGTGTTTCCGAGGGTGAAAGACTGACTCTCCTGCGTTACGAGAAAATCGATACGCTCGCCGCCATGCTCCTGGGATGGGTCGTGAACTCGGCAATGATCATCGTCGCGGCCGCCGTCTTTTTCCGCCATCACATCGTGGTCGACAGCATCGAACAAGCGTCGGCGACGTTGACGCCGTTAGCCGGGCCTGTTGCCGGCTTTCTGTTCGCCCTTGCCCTCGTCTTCGCAGGGGTCGGGTCGTCGGTGACGTCGTCCATGGCGGAGGTCAATGTCATTACCGGTTTCCTGGGAAAACCGGAAGATCCCCGAACACTTCTCTACAGAGTCTCTGTCTTTATTACGGCCATACCGTCATTCATGATCATCCTATTTTCCATGGACACATTTCGCATTCTGATCTTCAGTCAGGTCGTGTTGAGTATTCAGCTTCCTTTTACACTGATTCCGCTCTTGATAATCTGCCGCGACAAGAATCTCATGGGCCGATTCAGGAGCGGCCGGATCGAGTTCACCGCCGCTATTGTCATCTCCGCCATCGTTATCATCTTGAATATTTACCTGCTTTATTCAACCATCTCAGGGGGAGGTTGA
- a CDS encoding toll/interleukin-1 receptor domain-containing protein gives MPSTELQPPFDAYRGSGPYIFISYAHADAAVVFPDLLLIRALGASVWFDEGIDPGNEWPEDIARAIDRCALFVFFISRTSVSSRNCRNEVYFALTRDKPVVAIYLEETMVPRGIALSLSSTQAIMKFRMDADSYVRGLRKIIATISSPNMPSSTNAASAAGSLVPITGESPGGRAPLLWTKSSHTPRWIHHLYFCKMSAVEVTVTGILDKKVTLLGRHFLGIHDYVHLGESLPKIKKYARIRTKSLAMKALGSGDANLRARLVACADRAARAVTAFLSTYEKGACIEFYALVPPSKDSEIQLWLLNPIQQQAGSNLDVFVEVV, from the coding sequence TTGCCTTCCACTGAACTCCAGCCACCATTCGACGCCTATAGAGGGTCAGGTCCATACATCTTCATCAGCTACGCTCATGCGGACGCCGCAGTAGTGTTTCCAGATCTCCTCCTCATCAGGGCGCTGGGGGCATCCGTGTGGTTCGACGAAGGCATCGACCCCGGCAATGAGTGGCCAGAAGACATCGCTCGTGCAATTGATCGATGTGCCTTGTTTGTGTTCTTCATCTCGCGGACTTCCGTATCCTCGCGCAATTGCAGGAATGAGGTTTACTTCGCCCTGACCAGAGACAAGCCTGTCGTTGCGATCTACTTGGAGGAGACCATGGTTCCCCGAGGCATAGCACTGAGCTTGAGTTCCACACAAGCCATAATGAAGTTCCGCATGGATGCTGACAGCTACGTGCGGGGACTTCGAAAAATCATTGCCACAATCTCGTCCCCGAATATGCCGTCTTCAACCAACGCGGCGTCCGCCGCGGGCAGCCTTGTACCGATTACGGGCGAATCGCCGGGCGGGCGGGCCCCTTTACTGTGGACCAAATCATCTCATACGCCACGCTGGATTCACCATCTCTACTTCTGCAAGATGAGCGCTGTGGAAGTCACGGTGACTGGAATACTCGACAAAAAGGTGACCTTGCTGGGGCGGCACTTCCTGGGGATTCACGACTATGTTCACCTTGGCGAGTCCCTGCCGAAGATCAAGAAGTATGCACGAATTCGGACCAAGTCCCTGGCGATGAAAGCACTGGGTTCGGGTGATGCAAATTTACGGGCGCGCCTGGTTGCCTGCGCTGACCGAGCGGCTCGTGCCGTAACTGCATTTCTGTCGACGTACGAGAAGGGTGCATGCATTGAATTCTATGCCCTGGTACCACCATCGAAAGACTCCGAGATTCAGTTGTGGCTCCTGAATCCGATTCAGCAACAGGCAGGCTCCAATCTCGACGTCTTCGTGGAGGTTGTATGA
- the sodN gene encoding superoxide dismutase, Ni, whose amino-acid sequence MPDNFVHPTHEHPFSAGAGPENFCAGPCVVHDPASARIAAETVVVLTRNIKTITRPIPDDPASRKAYHNALTHYIHLKAQQADRAKHELLTLWADYFTIDHFTEFPKLSESIWNAAQLATEAKQEVNEETALQLLDAVREIHNIFWKTKGREAPWITTAV is encoded by the coding sequence ATGCCAGACAACTTTGTTCATCCGACTCATGAACACCCCTTCAGCGCCGGCGCCGGTCCCGAGAACTTCTGCGCCGGTCCGTGCGTGGTCCATGACCCGGCTTCAGCCCGGATCGCCGCGGAGACGGTGGTTGTTCTCACCCGCAATATCAAAACGATCACGCGGCCGATCCCCGATGATCCAGCGTCGCGGAAGGCTTATCACAATGCGCTGACACATTATATTCATTTAAAAGCGCAACAGGCCGATAGAGCGAAGCATGAGCTTCTGACCCTCTGGGCCGATTACTTTACCATTGATCATTTCACGGAATTCCCAAAACTGTCCGAATCGATTTGGAATGCGGCGCAGCTGGCGACAGAGGCAAAGCAAGAGGTGAACGAAGAAACGGCGCTGCAGCTGCTCGATGCGGTTCGGGAGATTCACAATATCTTCTGGAAAACAAAGGGACGGGAGGCGCCCTGGATCACGACAGCGGTATAG
- a CDS encoding sugar phosphate isomerase/epimerase — MPSQPLGMFAWFGYRLPLEQRVGLIAQAGFSTTCLWFGEDEELVAGNMADRMPDMARDAGLSVDNLHAPFEGCNALWSDTKSAISAASHPYVLVARAEELGVILAVENTRSPLHIDFLLSSIESRHLALCYDSSHDFISGHPPCALLRKWGYRLVTTHLSDNNGVTDDHYLPGDGRIDWDIIQDAFPKTQYSGALMLEVVPQTGEVPAPEQFTRMAYSRALDQRSKIGLRGPADDAPPRA, encoded by the coding sequence ATGCCGTCACAACCGCTGGGAATGTTTGCTTGGTTTGGCTATCGTCTGCCGCTTGAGCAACGTGTCGGGCTTATTGCCCAGGCGGGTTTCTCGACGACCTGCTTGTGGTTCGGCGAGGACGAGGAGTTGGTTGCCGGCAACATGGCCGACAGGATGCCGGACATGGCACGCGATGCAGGGCTTTCTGTGGACAACCTCCACGCACCGTTTGAAGGATGCAACGCCCTCTGGTCGGATACAAAGAGCGCGATCTCCGCGGCAAGCCATCCGTATGTGCTGGTTGCGCGGGCCGAAGAGCTCGGGGTCATTCTTGCGGTCGAGAACACGCGTAGCCCGCTCCATATTGATTTCCTGCTCTCCAGCATCGAGTCGCGCCATCTTGCCCTTTGTTACGATTCATCTCACGACTTCATCAGCGGTCATCCGCCCTGCGCACTTCTTAGAAAATGGGGCTATCGCCTGGTAACCACGCACCTCTCGGACAACAACGGGGTCACCGACGACCATTACCTTCCGGGAGACGGCCGGATTGACTGGGATATAATTCAGGATGCGTTTCCCAAGACCCAGTATTCAGGGGCGCTGATGTTGGAAGTGGTTCCGCAGACCGGCGAGGTTCCGGCTCCGGAGCAATTTACCCGGATGGCATACAGTCGCGCACTGGATCAGCGCTCGAAAATCGGCCTGCGAGGCCCCGCGGACGATGCGCCGCCGCGCGCCTGA